The DNA segment CGCAGGCCAGCGCGATCAGAAAGGACGCGTTGAGCTGGCTGCCGTTGATGTTCGCCGGAATCCCGATGCGCCATGTCAGTGCGCCCGCCGCCAGCGCAATCACGACGGCGATCAGCCCGCCGTTTTTAACGGCTTTCAGCAGGGGCCGCGCGACCAGCAGGGCGACGACCGCCACCACGATGCCGATGCTCAGAACATAGCCGCCGCCCGCCGGGCCGACATTGAACACGTCCAGCAGGGTGGGAAGCTGGGCCGCCTGCTGCAATTCCTGGCTCTTGGCCTCGAAGCCGGGAGCCTTGAAGGGCAGGGGATATGTTTTGCCCAGAAAGGGAAATGAGTCACTGCCGATCATGAAGATGAACACCGCCGAGGCCACGTAATTGAGCATGATGGTGTTGATGACCTCGCTGGAGCCGAATCTGGCTTTCAGCAGACCCGGAATCGCGCCCCACAGCGCCCCGCCCGCCGCCGCCGCCAGCACCGACAGGGGCAGCAGCGCCCAGCCCAGGCTGGGGGGACCGTACACGCCCATCAGCATCGCGCCGATGGCCCCCATGGTCAGTTGCCCCGGCGCACCGATGTTGAACAGCCCGGTGCGGAAGGCGAAGGCCACGCTCAGGCCAGTGAAGATCAGGGGGGTGGCCAGCTTGAGGCTCGACAGCAGCGGCGACAGGCGGGTAACCGGTGCGAACAGCGTGGAATACACGAAATACACCACGTCGCTCTTGGCCAGCCAGCCCTGCCACAGCGTCAATTCGCGGCCCGAGGGATTGACGATGGGCTGGACCACCAGCACCACCACCGCGCCCACCAGCACCGCCAGCGTGATGGCCGAGACCGGCACCAGCAGTCCACGCATGCGGTTGAAACGGTCCAGCACCCAGGGCCGCGCGCTCAGGCCCGCGCCCGCCGCGATCAGCCCGGCCAGCATGGGCAGAAACAGGCCCAGGTTCATGCCGCCGCCGTCGTAGAAGTTGCGGAGTTGCCGCTTGGCCCCGGCGCGCAGAGTGCTGTCGGCGGCCACCCGCTCGATCTGGGCGGCCAACCCGCTGTCCAGCACCAGCACCGCCGCCACCGCCAGCACGGTGACCAGCAGGCCGGTGATCCAGAACCAGCCCGCGCGGCGCACAGCCCCGATCAGGGTGGCGAGGGTCAGGGCCAGCGTGGCCCAGCCCAGGATCAGGGCGCTGCCGGGCGCGGCCTGCGGGGCCTGCTGGTTGCTGGCGAGATTCAGGACGCTGCCGCTCAGGTGCAGCAGCACGGCGTCGGCGCTGAAGCCCCGGCCCAGCGCGGCCAGTGGAAACAGCAGCATACCGGCGGCGGCCACCGCGCAGGCGATCAGCGCGACGCGAGCCGCGTCCCCGGATGGACGAGAGTGGGTGTTGTGGGTCACGCGGCCCATTGTACGGGGCAAAAACAGGGTTGTGGGCAGTCCCGCGCGGGGCTGGCGGCGTGCGTGCCCCGTGCCTGCCCGCGCCGCGAAAACCCGGGGCGCGGCGGACCGTCCCCGTTTTGCTATTCTCGCTGACGCTATGGAACGAACTTTTGCAATGATCAAACCCGACGGCGTGCGCCGTGGCCTGACCCCCGAAATCCTCGCCCGCATCGCCCGCAAGGGCTACCGCGTGGTGGGCCTCAAGCAGATGACCATCTCGCGCCAGACCGCCGAGAACCATTACGGCGAACATAAGGAGCGTCCCTTCTTCGGTGAACTGGTGGACTTCATCACGGGCGGCCCCGTGGTGGCCATCGCGCTGGAGGGCAACGAGGCCATCGCGGGCTGGCGGGCCATGATGGGGGCCACCAACCCGGCCAACGCCGCCCCCGGCACCATCCGCGCCGACTTCGCCACCACCACTGGCGAGAACGTGACCCACGGCAGCGACAGCAGTGAAAGTGCTGCGCGCGAACTGGGCCTGTTCTTCGCGGACGGCGAACTGCTGAGCTGAGCAGGCCGCAATAACAGGAGCCGCCGGGAAGACAGCATTCCGGCGGCTCCTGCTATTGAGATGATCCAGATTAGCTGCCGGGAGAGCGGGTTCATCAGGCGAGCAGGGGGCATTTCGAGCAGCAGGCCACATTAAGATTCCAGGGAAAGGCAGGCGAAAGCAGTTGGTGGCGATGAGGCGACAGATGGCCCCCTTGTCCCCTCTTAGCACCGCTGTCTATGCATTTTCCGGCATTTCCGGCGGACCATATCCGGGGGCTGTGGAGAGAACGGGAAGGGCGGGGAGAGCCGGGGCCAGGGCCGCAGGCCGCTCTGAAACCTTCCTGTCATGCTTCACGCTTTAAACTCCTGTGAAGTCATGGTCAGCCGCGAAAGCACACTTCAACAACGTCTTCTTAAAAGCCAGCAATACGTGGTGTACGCCGCCAGCCTGACCTATGTCGTGTTCGTGCTGCTGGGGGCGCTGGTCAATCCACCCGCTTCTTTCCCAGAAGCTTTCCAGACGCCGAAGTACGGTTTTGCGCTATTGACGGGCCTCACCTGTCTGGCGGTCTACCTGTGGCCGCTATGGATCCGCACGGTGTATCTGGTGGCCTACGTGGGCTGCCTGCTGTCGCTGACGCTGGAGATTCCGCGCCTGCTGTCGGCTGATCTGAGCGTCATGCAACTGTTCTTGTGGCAGAGCGCCAACGTGATGATCTCCTTTCTGCTGCTGGGATCGCGCTGGGGCCTGGGGGCCAACGTGCTGACCCTGCTGACCATCCTGGTCTCGCTGATGCTGCGGGGTCCGTTCACGGGGGCGCAACTGGCCGACTGGCTGACGGTCTGCCTGACCCTGGCGATCACCGCCTACGTCTCGTACCTGATCATGACCTTTATCGAGGGCAACCTGCTGACCCACGAGGAAGATCAGGGCAAGCTGCGCGCCGCCCGGCAGGACGCCCTGACCACGGTCTACGGGCGCGGCGCAATCGAGGAAGAACTGGAGCGGGCGATGGGCTACTCCCAGAAGAACAACACGCCCATGAGCGTGATCGTGACCGATATCGACCACTTCAAGAGCGTCAACGATCAGTACGGCCACGCCACAGGCGACGATGTGCTGCGAGCAGTGGCCAAGCGGCTGCGGCGCGCGGTGGGCGGCGGCGGCGGCATGGTGGGCCGCTGGGGCGGCGAGGAATTCATCGTGCTGCTGCCCGGTCTGGCCAAGCCCGACGCGCTGGTGGTCGCCGAGCGGCTGCGCCGGGAAATCTGCGATCAGCCGCTGGCAGACCTGAACATCACCGCCAGTTTCGGAGTGGCCTCCTACCGGGGCGTCAAGGACACCACCGACCAACTGTTCGGACGCGCCGATCAGGCCATGTACGACGCCAAGAACGCGGGCCGCAACGCGGTGCGCTGAAACCAGACCAGACCAGTTCAGCCCGGCCCGGCCTCCAGCAGTTCCACCTGCCGCCCGTCCGGGTCCAGCACGAAGGCCATGTCGCGCCCGCCGGGGCTGGGGGTCAGGTCCCGGCTGACCGTCACGCCCGCCGCCCGGAGCTGCGGCAACAGGGCGCGCAGGCCCGTAACATGCAGCGCAATGTGTTCGGCCCAGTGCGCGTGCGGGTGCGGCGACTCGCCCAGAATCTGGAAGAACTGGAGGCGGCCTCCCTGCTGCCCGCCCAGGCGAACCACACCGCGCAGATAACCTTCCGGGGTGGTCAGGTTCTTCTCGGTCACGCCGCCCAGACGCACATAAAAGGCCAGCACAGCGTCCAGATCGGCAGTGAGAAACGAGACGTGTTTGAGCATACCTACAGCCTAGAGCAGTCATATGGATTCCGTCTGTTTCGTGTAGAAATCGGGACAGCGTAGGTCTCTACACTCCACGCCCGGAATTCATTTTTCTCCTTCTCGCTCTGCTCGGATTTCCAGGCGTTTTCAACACCTTTCAATCGGAGTCCGTATCAGGGTTCGAGGATAGAGGATCAAGTCTAGCCACCCAGCCCACGCGAGAAGTTGAAATGAAAAACCCGCCCTCTCGGACGGTGATAGGAAAAATATAGCGTGCAATGCAGATACTGTCAAGTTCATGCGTTGAAAGCCAGAAAAGCTCTCCTGGACGCACTTTTTATCAAGCGGATATCTGGCGGAGTTGCATAAATCCGGGTGGCCCCCTCTGAACAATGGCCGCCCGGACCAGGGAATGTGCAGACGTCATGGAAACAGGCGGACGGTGCCGTCACCCTCTATGCCTGTAGCCGTGAACTGCGCCGTCGTGGCGATGATCCGGCGTTCGGCATCCTGGGTCAAGGCGATCAATGAGCCGGACCCGACGGGCACGTTGCCCCCCTGCGCGGTGTTCCCCAGCACAGTATTCGCTGGCGCGGCCCCGAAGGTCAGGTCCTGCGTCAGGTCTGCGCCAAAACGTGAAACGAACGTGGTGTCGCCCGCATAGCCGCCGAGAACGACGCGGCCATCCGACTGGGGCAGCAGGGCAGTCACGACGGTCTGGAACAGTTGCGCGTTTTCCGGCATCCTGAACTGGAACCTCACGCCTTCCCCAGCCTCTCCCGCCGGGCTGAAGCGCTGGAGCAGGGCGCTGGTGAAAAAGCGCCCGGTGCCGCCGCCCAGCAAAATCGCACCGCCCTTTTCCACAGCCACGGCATGGAAGGTGCTGCGCTCTCCCAGACCGCCCAGCGCAATTCCGTCACCCGAGAAGGACGGGTCCAGCTCGCCCGTCCCCAGATAACGCGCCACCACGGAGCTGTAATTGTTGGCGTCGTACTGGGCCTCACCGGCCACCACGATCCTGCCGTCTGGTTGCAGGGCCACGCCGTACAGCTTGTCGGTGGAGGCGTCACCGCCCGCCAGCAGCGCGTTGAGTGGGGTGGTCACGACACCGCTCCTGCCAAAGGTAAGGTCCGGCCTGCCATCGCTGCCCAGGCGCACCAGCGCAAAATCGTCGTCCGAGAGCGTGACGCCAGGCGCGGGCGAGAAGGGCCGCGAAGCGTACCCCGCCAGCACGATCTGGCCGTCCGGGGCGACGGTCACGGCGGTGGCTGCCGAGCGCACCGGATCGCTGTCGTACTGGCTGGCCGCCACCCCCAGCCGCAGCCGGACCACCCCGCCCAAGCCGAAGCTGGGGTCCAGTGTCAGATCGGGGCGGTAGCGCAGGGCCACCATCTGGCCGTCCGCGTAGCCCACGGCGATGAGCGCACCGTCCGGCTGGAGGGCCAGGGCGCTGGCCGCGCCGTTCAGGGTTGCTGCGCCGTTTGGGGTGGCCGCGCCGCGTGCCAGCACCACACCGGAGGGCGACAGCCGGGTCAGGCCAAAACGCCCCCCCAGCACCACCAGCGTGCCGCCGTTCTCGGTCACGGTGGCCACACCGCCCACGCTGGAGCGGCCCGCCTCCCCGAAGCCGGGATCGCGGGTGCCCGGCTGACCGGTCACCGCCGTTCCGCACTGCAGCCGGGCGTCGGCCCAGTCGGCGTGGTCGTGGGCCAGCCCGTCGCCGCCGTCCGTGACGCTCAGGCGCAGGGTCTGCACGCCGCGCAGGTCCACCACCGCCTGCCGGGCCGGGTCACCGCCGCGTAGGGGGCCGCTGTCATACAGCTTCTGACCGTCACCATAGACCTCAAAACCCACGCTGCCCCGCCCCCCTACCTCCTCGTCCAGACCGAGTTGCGCGCTGAAAGCCGTGCAGGTGCGCCCCAGATCGTAATCCAGGGTCGAGGGCGCGTGAACACCCATGCCCCGGTCAAAGGTGCGGCCAGCAATGGTCAGTGCCCCGCCGTCGCGCAGGCCCTGCTCACCGTTGCTGCGGTCAAACTCCACTGGACCCCAGCCACTCTGCGCCGAGACATACGCCAGATCGCTCAGCCAGACGTCCTTGCCGGGCAGGGCCACCTCGCAGCTCAGGGCGGCGTCTCCCCAGTCGGCGTGATCGTATTCGATCCCGTCGCCGCCGTCGCCCGTCATCAGCCGCAGTTCCCGGATGCCCGCCACGCTCAGGTTCACGGGCAGGGCCGGGTCCCCGCCGCGCCGGACGCCACTGTTAAACAGCATCCTGCCGTCACCAAAGGCCCTGAACTGCACGCTGCCCCGCGCGCCGACCTCGTCATCCACACCCACATGGGCCGTGAAAGTGTTGCACTGCCCACCCAGCGCGTAATGAATCTCGGACGCCGCGTGGACCCCCAGACCTTTGGCGAAGGTGCTGCCCCCCACGCTGAGGGCGCTGCCGTCATCGGCGTTCTGCTCGCCGTTGCTGTGGTCCAGCTCCACGGGTCCCCAGGTATTTGTGGCCGAGGTCCACTGCACCCCGGACAGGAAGTTCTGGCCGTCCGCTGGCCCCTGCGGCTTCAGGCTGGACGCCGCCGTGGGCGAGAACCACGGATAGCTGCGCCCTGCCGCGTAGGGATCGTCCACCGCCAGCTCCAGCCGATCTGTCCAGGGATACTGCTTACCCCCAGCGTAGGGGTTGTCGGCGGACGTGGTGTCTTCCGGGGGAGCGGGATCAGGCAATGGGGGCAGGGGCGGCTGCTTGCCCGAACAGGACGCCAGCAGCAGGGTGCCACAGACAAAAAACAATGGGGCGAGGGATGTCTTCATGAAAGCCTCCAGCCAGAGCAGGGAACAGGTCAACGAAAGGAAAGCGTCCTGCAGATGGGTCTGAGAGTGTTCCCGTAGAAAAGCGTTCCCATAAGAGTGTCTAGAAAAAAGGGTACATCCAGGGCAATGGACTGAATACAGACTTAAGGAGGATGAGGTAGGGGCGCAAAGGCGGCCCGCATTCCACCGCCCCAGCCCAACCGGATGGTAGAAGAACGGTCCCGGCTTCCATGCACCTCATCAGGGGGATGCCACCCCGCCGATTGGGCGTTTGCGGCTCTTACAGCACCCCTGATCAGACCACAGGGTCCTGACCGTGGGCTTTCCTCTGGGCAGTCAATAACAGAACATGAAAGGCCACGTCGCGCAGGGCACAGTTCAGGAGCGGTCAGACGGACGGGACCACTCTAGATTCTGCGTCCCGCAAAAGACCAGATCGCAGTGAACCTGATCACGCCTGTAAGCCATCAATAGCAGCAGAAACCCGTCTGGGCATGTTCCCAGACGGTGTGATGTTGTGGTTTCAAATCAGGCGGATATATGCCGAAGCGACTAACGGAACAGGCGGTAGGTTCCCTGGCCCTGCTCACCATCTGTGGTTCTGCTGGCCGTGGTGGCGACGATCTTATTGTCAGCGGTGTTGATCAGCGAGACGACTAAGCCGCTACTAATGGACACACTGCCACCCGGAGAGCCGCCGAATGTGGTGTCTCGCGTCAGGGCCGGAGTGAAGCGGGCGACATAGGTTCCACTGGAAGAAGAGCCGCCCACGATCATGCTGCCGTCCGTCTGGATGGCCAGACTGGTCACGCTGTTCTGATCAGCCAGTGGATTTTCGGTCACTCTGAACTGGAACTCGGCACTTGGCCCACGCGTCCCGTCTGCTTTGAAACGCTGGATCAGGGCCTGAGTGAAAAACCGTTCTATGCCGCCGCCAGCCACAATCTCACCGCCAGGCAGCAGGGCGACGGTGCGGAAGGTCGAATATGCCCCTCTGGGTGCAAGCAGACCCTGCATGCCAAAACCCGTGTCGGTCTGACCGCTAGAAAGGTAACGGCCCAACACGGCGTATTGCGAAGACGCCACATCACACTGGCCAACCACGACGATCTTGCCATCTGCCTGAAGGGCCAGGGCATACAGGCTCTCGTCCGCTCCCCCCTCTGCTGGAGTGAGCAGACAGTCGCGGTTCAGGGCGGTGAAGGTAAGGCCCTGTGCGCCGAAGCCAGCGTCTGCTAGGCCGTCGCCCTGCAAGCGAACGAGGGTCAGATCATAGCTGGTGGGGCGCAGGGTGGCCGTCTCATAACCCGGCTGGTAACGCTGGGCATAGCCAGCCAGCACAATCTTGCCATCTAGCTGGATCACCACGTCATTTGCGGCCGAACCGGTCCTGCCTCCGAAATCTCCAGTCTGGCTGAGGGTGAGCCTGACCACGCCGCCCGTGCCGAAGCTGGGGTCCAGCGTCAGGTTGCTCAGGTAACGCACGGCCACCATTTCACCGTCCATCTGGCCTGCCACGACAAGTTTGCCGTCGGGCTGACGGGCGATGGCATTGGCCTCGCCGCCCGTCATGGCCGCGCTCTGGGCCAGCACCGCGCCAGAAGCGGACAGCCGCGTAACCTTGAAATTCGCGTCCAGTACGGCCACCCCACCGCCGTCCTCGGCCACCACGTCCACACCGCCCACATCCACACGTCCGCCACTGCCGAAGCCAGGATCGAGGGTGCCGGGCGACTGGGCCTGCGCAGGCTTCACACAATTCAATTTCGCGTCGGCCCAGTCGGCGTGATCGAAGTTCATGGTGTCGCCCGCGTCGGTCAGGGCCAGCCGCAGCGCCCCGACGTTCTTCACGTCCACCGAAATCTGCCGGGCCGCGTCGCTGCCGCGCACCACGCCGCTGTCGAAGAGTTTTTTGTCGTCGCCGTAGACCTGAAAGACCACGCTGCCCCGGTCCCCCACCTCGTCGTCGATACCGATGCTGGCGGTGAAGGTGGTGCAGGCCCCGCCCAGGTCATAGTTCAGCCCGGCGGCAAGGGTGGACGAGGCATGGACGCCCAGCCCCTTGGTGAAAACCTGCCCGCCGATGGTCAGCGGTTTGCCGTCGAACTGGGCCTGCTCGCCGTTGCTGCGGTCAAACTCCACCGGACCCCAGCCGTTGGTGGCCGAGACATACGGCAGCTCAGACAGCACGACGTTGCCCGTGGGCTGCGCGGCCACGCAATTCAGCGCCGCCTCGCCCCAGTCGGCGTGATCGTAGAAGTTGTTGTCGCCGCCATCACTGACCACCAGTCGCAGTTCTTTCACTCCGGCCACGCTCACGTCCACCGGCAGGCTCAGGTCCCCGCCTCGCCGAACGCCGCTGTCGAACAGCATCTTGCCGTCACCGAAGACCCTGAACTGCGCGCTGCCCAGCTTGCCCACCTCTTCATCGATGCCCACGAAGGCGGTGAAGGTGTTGCACTGCCCGCCCAGCGCGTATTTGATCTCGGACGCGGCGTGGACACCCAGGCCCTTGGCGAAGGTGCGCCCGCCGACCTTTAATCCAGCGCCGTCCCCGATGTCCTGCTCGCCGTTGCTGCGGTCCCGCTCAATGGTTCCCCAGCCGCTGGTGGCCGAGGTCCAGTCCAGGTCTGAGAGGAAGTTCTGGCCACCGCTGAGCGCCTGCGCCTGCGCGCCGGATGCGGCGACGGGCGAGGACCAGTCGTAATTGCGCCCGTTCGCGTAGGCATCGGCACCGGGAGCGTCCAGGCGGTCTGTCCAGGGATACTGCTTGCCCCCGGCGTAGGGGCTGCCAGCGGGCAGGTTGCCTTCAGGCGCGGGAGCGGGAATGGGCGTGGGCGTCTGGGAGCAGGCGGCCAGCAGCAGGGCGGTGCAACCGAGGGCAAGGGGAATGAACTTTCCAGTCATAGGTCTCCAGATTAGTTGGGCAATACGCAGATTTTGGGCCAGAGAGGTAGGCGGGATGGCGCAGTATGACAGTTTTCTTACATGTGGAATGCTTAAGACCCAAGTGAGTTCATGAGACTTGGCTGCCTTCCTGTCCTGGCCTGACCGCTCGTTCGGGGTCATCCCGCCCCGGCAGCAGTGGAAGAGTGCAGCCTATGGAATACCGTGAACTCAAAGGAACAGACCTGACCGTCAGCGCCGTGGGCTTTGGCGTATGGACAGTGGGCACGACGTGGTGGGGCGTCAAGGATGAACAGATGGGCAAGCGCCTGCTGCGCGAGGCGTATGACCTGGGCGTGACCTACTTCGACAATGCCGACACCTACGCCTCTGGCCGCGCCGAGGAAATGCAGCGCGAGGCGCTGGGCGACGTGCGCGAAAAAATTGTCATCGGCACCAAGTTCGGCTACGACATTTACAACAACCCGGACCGTCCGGGGCAGCAGGAGCGCCCGCACGACTGGACGCCCGCCTACCTCCGCAAGGCGCTGGAAGGCAGCCTCAAGCGATTGGGCACCGATTACATCGACTTTTATCAGCTTCACAATCCGCGCGTGGACGCCATTGCGCTGGACGACCTGTGGGCCGAACTGGACAAACTGAAATCCGAGGGCCTGATCCGCGCCTACGGCACCGCGCTGGGGCCTGCCCTGAACGAGCGGCAGATCGAGGAAGGCATCGCCACCGTGCGGGACCGCCACGCCCCCACCCAGATCATCTACAACCTGCTGGAGCAGATGCTGGGCGAACAGATTCTGCCGGTGGCCGAGGCAGAGGGCGTGAGCATCGTGGCCCGCGTGCCGCACGCTTCCGGGCTGCTGGAAGGCTTCATGACCAAGGACACCGAATTTGAGCCGGGCGATCACCGCAACTGGCGCATGACCACCAACGCGAAGAAAAAGGCGTGGATGGAAGACGGCCTGAAGAAGGTGGAGGACTTGCAGCAGTTCGTCAATGGGCGCACCATCGGCCAGCTTGCCATTCAGTTCGCGCTGCACTCCCCGATGATGGCGAGCATCCTGCCCAACATCTACGATAACAAGGGGCTGAAGGAATACGTCGCCGCCTTCGGTGCCAGACCGCTGGGGCAGGACGAATACGACGCCATTCAGACCCTCTACCGCGCCAACTTTGGTTTAGAACATGACTTGCGCGGACAGGCGGTGGCCCAGTGAACGACAAACCAGCGAGCGAGGATAATCAGACGCCCCAGACTCCAGCCACGCCCCCCGCCGGACGCCCCGCAGGTGGGGGCCGCCCCAAGATGATGGTGGACATGGACCCCAGCGGGCAGGTCACCGGACGCGAGTCGGACCGCAGCAACCGCCAGTTCATGAACTACGCCTTCTTCAAACTCGATCCGGCCTTTCGCCGCCTGCCGCAGGCCGAGCGCGACGAGCTGAAGGCCGAGTTCCTGGCTGCCGCCGAGGGCTGGGTGGCCGACGCCCCGGCCAGAAAGGGGCTGATCCTGCGCCCGTACTCGCTGGTGGGCGTGCGCGGCGACGTGGATTTCATGCTGTGGCGCATCGCCTTCGACGTGCGCGAATTCACGGAGGCGCAGGCCCGGCTGAACCGCACACGATTGATGGGCTACCTGACGCAGCCGTACAACTTCGTATCCATGAACAAGCGCAGCCAGTATGTCAACCGCGTGGACGGCAGTGGGCACGGGCTGGAAGTGCTGCCAGGGCAGGGGCAATTCCTGTTTATCTACCCCTTCGTGAAAACGCGGGCGTGGTACGACCTGACGCCCCACAGCCGCCAGGGCATGATGGACGAGCATATTCACGCCTCGGTGCCGTTCAAGGGCGTGCGGATCAACACCTCTTACAGCTACGGCATCGACGATCAGGAATTTGTGGTCAGCTTCGACAGCGATTACCCGCAGGAATTCGTCGACCTCGTTCACCGCCTGCGCTACACCGAGGCCAGCATATACACCTTGCAGGACACGCCGATGTTTACGTGTGTGAAAAAGGAACTGGCAGGGGTGCTGGACGATCTGGGGTAATTGGACCACCAATAAAGCAGGATCTGTCAGGTAATGGGATCAAGTCACCCATCTTCGCTTTCACTGCAAATACAGGCAGAGTGATTTTGTGTTCTGGCTGAGAGGGGAGAACGTTGACTCCTCTCCCCTCCCAGCCTCCCACGCAAGGCGAGAGGGGCTGGGAACGCCATTTTCATCGGCACTACTCCTTCCTCGCCGCCTACCCGTCCACAAAAATATCCAGCGGCAGGAAGGCGCTGACCGTGTAATTCGGCGCGTCCACCACCTGACTGATCTTCAGATCGACGCAGGCGCTGGACAGCACGTAGGCCTGTTCCAGGCTGAGGCCGCGCGCGGTCAATCGCCGCAGCAGGGCGCGCAGGGCAAGACGTGCGGCGGTCATCAGGTCTGGATCGTGCCCGGTGGTGGCGTGCCAGCGCGAACTGGTGCCTCCGTGCGTGGGCGTGAGGAATTCAGGCGTGGTCAGGCCCGCACCTTTTTCCAGCCCGACACGCAGTGTAATCTGGCCCGCCATCTCGATGCCTGTGCCCGACAATTCGCCGTCGCCCTGCGCCGCGTGTAAATCGCCCACCGAGAGCAGCGCGCCAGGAACTTCAACCGGCAAGAACAGCGTGCTGCCCGCCACCAGTTGCCGGATGTCCATATTGCCGCCCACCTGCCGGGGCGGCGCGGTGGGGTGGGGGCCGTCCGCAGCGGGCGCGACCCCGATCACACCCGGAAAAGGCGCGAGCGGAAGGCGAATGCCGGGCAGAAAATCCGTGTGGGTGCCTGCCCGCAGATCCCAGAAATGCGTGTAGGGTTGCAAGCCTTCCCCGGCCAGCACGGCGTCCAGCAGGCCAATGCCGTCCGGGCGGCAGGCGGTCCAGCCCCAGGCGGCAGGCCGGACTTCCAGAATGTCGATCTTCAGGGCGTCGCCGGGCTGGGCACCTTCTACAAACACCGGGCCAGTCAGCGGATGTCCGCGCGGCGCATCACGGGCAGGACGGGCATCGGCGCGGATCAGGGCGTCCAGCGCGGCAGGGACTGTCAATTCCCCGGCCACCACCCGCCGCGCCACCCCACCGTCCGAGGCGTCCAGCGTGTCGAAGGTGAGGGTGTCGCCGGGCCGCACCCGTAGCGCAGGCGGCAGCGCACGGTCCCAGACGGTGTGAATGAACTGGGCGCTCAGGTGATGGTCAGTCATGCGGCACAGCCTACCGACTATTCTGGAAAACAATGCTCAATCCACACGCCGCCCTCCCCTTTTCCGCCGCCGTTCACCCGGACGCCCGCCCCGCCGCCCGCCTGACCTGGGACTCGCGCGAGGCTGGCCCCGACGTGGCCTTTGTCGCCCTACCCGGTGAGACGATGCACGGCAACCGCTTCGTGGACTCGGCGCTGGCAGCGGGCGCACCCTTCGTCCTTACTGATCTGGACGTGCCACGCGCCGTACGGGTGCCGGATGCCTGGGCAGCGTTAAAGGCCTGGGCGC comes from the Deinococcus sp. AJ005 genome and includes:
- the ndk gene encoding nucleoside-diphosphate kinase codes for the protein MERTFAMIKPDGVRRGLTPEILARIARKGYRVVGLKQMTISRQTAENHYGEHKERPFFGELVDFITGGPVVAIALEGNEAIAGWRAMMGATNPANAAPGTIRADFATTTGENVTHGSDSSESAARELGLFFADGELLS
- a CDS encoding ABC transporter permease — translated: MTHNTHSRPSGDAARVALIACAVAAAGMLLFPLAALGRGFSADAVLLHLSGSVLNLASNQQAPQAAPGSALILGWATLALTLATLIGAVRRAGWFWITGLLVTVLAVAAVLVLDSGLAAQIERVAADSTLRAGAKRQLRNFYDGGGMNLGLFLPMLAGLIAAGAGLSARPWVLDRFNRMRGLLVPVSAITLAVLVGAVVVLVVQPIVNPSGRELTLWQGWLAKSDVVYFVYSTLFAPVTRLSPLLSSLKLATPLIFTGLSVAFAFRTGLFNIGAPGQLTMGAIGAMLMGVYGPPSLGWALLPLSVLAAAAGGALWGAIPGLLKARFGSSEVINTIMLNYVASAVFIFMIGSDSFPFLGKTYPLPFKAPGFEAKSQELQQAAQLPTLLDVFNVGPAGGGYVLSIGIVVAVVALLVARPLLKAVKNGGLIAVVIALAAGALTWRIGIPANINGSQLNASFLIALACVALFGTLMWRTATGYALRAVGLSPRAAEYGGISVARGTILAMTLAGMFAGLAGTHYVNGGALDEYRLKGNMPVNVGFDGIAVALMGQNTPTGVVLASLLFGTVDTGGVDVDQQLDGVNKDIVTVLKALIVLFIAAGGFLSRRLVDPPPPQLVAATDRTGTDDGGKLSPGVAAQQASTPSPNVGQSSEENTREGGK
- a CDS encoding NPCBM/NEW2 domain-containing protein, which produces MKTSLAPLFFVCGTLLLASCSGKQPPLPPLPDPAPPEDTTSADNPYAGGKQYPWTDRLELAVDDPYAAGRSYPWFSPTAASSLKPQGPADGQNFLSGVQWTSATNTWGPVELDHSNGEQNADDGSALSVGGSTFAKGLGVHAASEIHYALGGQCNTFTAHVGVDDEVGARGSVQFRAFGDGRMLFNSGVRRGGDPALPVNLSVAGIRELRLMTGDGGDGIEYDHADWGDAALSCEVALPGKDVWLSDLAYVSAQSGWGPVEFDRSNGEQGLRDGGALTIAGRTFDRGMGVHAPSTLDYDLGRTCTAFSAQLGLDEEVGGRGSVGFEVYGDGQKLYDSGPLRGGDPARQAVVDLRGVQTLRLSVTDGGDGLAHDHADWADARLQCGTAVTGQPGTRDPGFGEAGRSSVGGVATVTENGGTLVVLGGRFGLTRLSPSGVVLARGAATPNGAATLNGAASALALQPDGALIAVGYADGQMVALRYRPDLTLDPSFGLGGVVRLRLGVAASQYDSDPVRSAATAVTVAPDGQIVLAGYASRPFSPAPGVTLSDDDFALVRLGSDGRPDLTFGRSGVVTTPLNALLAGGDASTDKLYGVALQPDGRIVVAGEAQYDANNYSSVVARYLGTGELDPSFSGDGIALGGLGERSTFHAVAVEKGGAILLGGGTGRFFTSALLQRFSPAGEAGEGVRFQFRMPENAQLFQTVVTALLPQSDGRVVLGGYAGDTTFVSRFGADLTQDLTFGAAPANTVLGNTAQGGNVPVGSGSLIALTQDAERRIIATTAQFTATGIEGDGTVRLFP
- a CDS encoding GGDEF domain-containing protein, with the protein product MVSRESTLQQRLLKSQQYVVYAASLTYVVFVLLGALVNPPASFPEAFQTPKYGFALLTGLTCLAVYLWPLWIRTVYLVAYVGCLLSLTLEIPRLLSADLSVMQLFLWQSANVMISFLLLGSRWGLGANVLTLLTILVSLMLRGPFTGAQLADWLTVCLTLAITAYVSYLIMTFIEGNLLTHEEDQGKLRAARQDALTTVYGRGAIEEELERAMGYSQKNNTPMSVIVTDIDHFKSVNDQYGHATGDDVLRAVAKRLRRAVGGGGGMVGRWGGEEFIVLLPGLAKPDALVVAERLRREICDQPLADLNITASFGVASYRGVKDTTDQLFGRADQAMYDAKNAGRNAVR
- a CDS encoding VOC family protein, translating into MLKHVSFLTADLDAVLAFYVRLGGVTEKNLTTPEGYLRGVVRLGGQQGGRLQFFQILGESPHPHAHWAEHIALHVTGLRALLPQLRAAGVTVSRDLTPSPGGRDMAFVLDPDGRQVELLEAGPG